The genomic interval GCAATCCTGGCATCCACGCCGTACTGGGTGTGGTAGGCCCGGCACAGGGTTTCGGCCAGGCGCTTGCTCTCGCCATAGCAGGCCCGAGGAGCCAACGGGTCTTCACGGCCAAAATCACCTTCCGCGATTGCATCGGTTTGCCAGGGATTATCGCCGTACACCGCACCGCTGCTGAGAAACAGAACACGTGCCTGCTTGTCCCGGGCCAGCTCAAGCAGTGCCCGGGTGCCATCGGTATTGGCGCGAATCGTATCGACCGGCCGCTGCAGATAGTCCTTGGGGCTGGCAGGGCTGGCGGCATGGATGATGAAATCCAGTGGTGCAGCAAGGCCACAGGGCTGGGTGACATCCTGGATCAGGGGCGTCACTTCACCAGGCATATCCAGCCAGGGCATGCGTTGACGCAGTTTTTCCAGGTCCCGAGCCAAGGCATACACCTGCAGGTTCGCCTGGGGCTGAAGGCGATTGAGCCAGGCCAGGGCCTCGACTACGTGCCCACCGATAAAACCCGAGGCCCCAGTGACCAGGATGTGACGACCGTACAGGGCCTCCCAAGGCAACGGGGCGGCGAGCATACCGCTCAAATCCCCCGCAAGAATGGAATCAGGCGTCTTCATAAATGCTGTCCAGACCGATGATACGCTGCGCTGCAATCCCGAGATTGAGCAGGTGCTGACGGATTTCTGCTGCGAAGCGGATGGAGCAGATGACGATGGGTAATTCCGCATGCGCTTGCGGGTCGTAAGCACACACCACGTGTTTACCCAGGCGTTGCCCCCATTTCGCTTCGGATGAGTCCAGCAAGGCGTGGATATCCAGCGACTCGGCCAACGGTGCCAGGTAATTGAGGTAGTCGCCGCCAATTCCGTACACCAGGAACGGGCCACCGGTTCTTTCACGAAAACGCTGCAGCAGCTGCTGCTCGCGGCGCTCTGCCCCAAGTTGCAGGCGGGCGACGATGCGGATCGAGTCCGAGTAGACCGGTGATTCGTAATGCCCCACGGACACCCCATCACAGCTAAACCCGCAACGTGCAAGTAGCAGGGTCAGCGAAGCCGGGGTGAACTGGTGCAAGTGCTCAAGATTGCGATCACTGGCCAGCAGTGGATGCCCGGCCTGGTTCGGTACCTCGATCAGCACACGCCCGTCCGCACCAAGAAGACTCGACCAGGCCGCAAGCTCCTGCTCGGGTCGGGCGATGTGCTCCAGCACATGAAAGGACACGATCAACTGGTACGGCGCTGCCTCGATCTGACTGGTCGGCGTATGGAAGACGCGGTCAAGCTTCTGCTCGGCCAGCACCCTGTCTTGCGACAACTCCACACCCTCATAGCTGACGGCAAAGCGCGCCTTGATCTCGCGCCCAAGCTCACCCTCCGCACAGCCGACTTCGAGCACGCGCTCCTTACCCGTCTTCAGCAGGTCAGATACCGCAGCGACGCGTTCACGCATCTTGCGCTTGAACCAGGGTGTGTTCAGATCGTTACGTGCAACCAACGTCTCATAGTAGCCCGCCTGGTCCAACGGCATCCGCCAGCGATGGCCACACAGCCGGCAAGGTGTGTACTCCGGGCTGGGCAACAGCATCTCGATGGATCCGCAGCAGGGGCATGCACTGGCTGTAGTGGTTGTCATCATGCG from Pseudomonas fortuita carries:
- a CDS encoding class I SAM-dependent methyltransferase translates to MLLPSPEYTPCRLCGHRWRMPLDQAGYYETLVARNDLNTPWFKRKMRERVAAVSDLLKTGKERVLEVGCAEGELGREIKARFAVSYEGVELSQDRVLAEQKLDRVFHTPTSQIEAAPYQLIVSFHVLEHIARPEQELAAWSSLLGADGRVLIEVPNQAGHPLLASDRNLEHLHQFTPASLTLLLARCGFSCDGVSVGHYESPVYSDSIRIVARLQLGAERREQQLLQRFRERTGGPFLVYGIGGDYLNYLAPLAESLDIHALLDSSEAKWGQRLGKHVVCAYDPQAHAELPIVICSIRFAAEIRQHLLNLGIAAQRIIGLDSIYEDA
- a CDS encoding NAD-dependent epimerase/dehydratase family protein, yielding MKTPDSILAGDLSGMLAAPLPWEALYGRHILVTGASGFIGGHVVEALAWLNRLQPQANLQVYALARDLEKLRQRMPWLDMPGEVTPLIQDVTQPCGLAAPLDFIIHAASPASPKDYLQRPVDTIRANTDGTRALLELARDKQARVLFLSSGAVYGDNPWQTDAIAEGDFGREDPLAPRACYGESKRLAETLCRAYHTQYGVDARIARISHCYGPGMRLDDGRAISDLLADVLHNRDIQLDSDGSASRPFCYVSDTVLGLFHILFRGQAGHAYNVGETQETSILELAEKLIASAGKAGQLKVRPKSRSGPAPAVRSAGHFNIDKIRALGWVPLTSLDVGLTRLLQANT